One genomic segment of Thunnus albacares chromosome 18, fThuAlb1.1, whole genome shotgun sequence includes these proteins:
- the LOC122968041 gene encoding zinc finger protein 345-like isoform X2 codes for MDVEGIGDHTDQDRRKSGMEDNQNPEHRTDNPGIDNSSSNSNSLVGDSNAPQCWLPCTTKQEKEEEEEEQFISQRGDLLDFTNRDHYKSEMEENQNPEHQTNNPIESEESVSPSATTDKQKQTGTTGHKHHRCQHCDKAFSTSKYLKIHQRIHTGEELQSCEQCGKAFTTEYHLKSHQRIHTGEKPYKCDQCGKTFTRDTTLKVHHRVHTGEKPYRCDQCGKTFTNGCTLKSHQRIHTGEKPYTCDQCGKTFARCGTLKMHQRVHTGEKPYWCDQCGKTFTRDSTLERHQHIHTGEKPYNCDQCGKTFTEESYLKKHQRIHTGERPYWCDQCGKSFTTDSDLKIHQRIHTGEKPYWCDQCGKTFTGNSNLKRHQRSHTGEKPYWCDKCRKTYRSGYALKNHQRIHTGFKPHCCDQCGKTFTASSTLKVHQRIHTGEKPYWCEQCGKTFTSSRPLKDHQRIHSGEKLYSCEQCEKAFITNGALKVHQRIHTGEKPYWCEQCGKTFTSNRSLKDHQRIHTGEKLYSCDQCGKAFTFDSNLKIHQRIHTGEKPYWCEQCGKTFLRGSCLKIHQHIHNGEKPHKCEQCGKAFALASNLRRHRRTHTGEKPYSCDQCEKAFTRGSSLKNHQRSHSASC; via the exons CCAGAACCCGGAGCACCGCACCGACAACCCC GGGATAGATAACTCAAGTTCAAACTCCAACAGCCTAGTAGGTGACAGTAATGCACCTCAGTGCTGGTTGCCATGCActacaaaacaggaaaaagaagaagaagaagaagaacagttCATCAGTCAGAGAGGAGACCTGCTGGATTTCACCAACCGGGACCACTACAAGAGTGAAATGGAGGAGAACCAAAACCCGGAGCACCAGACCAACAACCCCATTGAAAGTGAAGAATCAGTCTCACCCTCTGCAACCACAGATAAACAG aaacaaacaggaacaacaggacacaaacatcACCGCTGTCAGCACTGTGACAAAGCCTTCTCGACATCAAAGTATTTAAAGATTCATCAGAGAATTCACACAGGAGAGGAACTTCAAAGCtgtgaacaatgtgggaaagctttcacTACAGAGTATCATCTAAAATCCCATCAACgcattcacacaggagagaaaccgtacaagtgtgaccaatgtgggaaaacctTCACTAGAGACACTACTCTAAAAGTGCACCACCgtgttcacactggagagaaaccgtacagatgtgaccaatgtgggaaaactttcactaaCGGATGTACTCTAAAAagccaccaacgcattcacactggagagaaaccgtacacgtgtgaccaatgtgggaaaactttcgCTAGATGTGGTACTCTAAAAATGCACCAACGcgttcacacaggagagaaaccgtactggtgtgaccaatgtgggaaaactttcactagAGACAGTACTCTAGAAAGGCACCAACACATTCatactggagagaagccgtacaactgtgaccaatgtgggaagACTTTTACTGAAGAAAGTTATCTAAAAAAGCACCagcgcattcacactggagagaggccgtactggtgtgaccaatgtggaAAAAGTTTTACTACAGACTCTgatctaaaaatccaccaacgcattcacactggagagaagccgtactggtgtgaccaatgtgggaaaactttcactggAAACAGTAATCTAAAAAGGCACCAACGGAGTCATACTGGAGAGAAGCCATACTGGTGTGACAAGTGTAGGAAAACTTACAGGTCAGGCTATGCTTTAAAAaaccaccaacgcattcacactggattTAAGCCACACtgctgtgaccaatgtgggaaaactttcactgcAAGCAGTACTCTAAAAgtccaccaacgcattcacactggagagaagccgtactggtgtgagcaatgtgggaaaacttttaCTAGTAGCCGTCCTCTAAAAgaccaccaacgcattcacagTGGAGAGAAGCTGTACAGCTGTGAGCAATGTGAGAAAGCTTTTATTACAAATGGTGCTCTAAAAgtccaccaacgcattcacactggagagaagccgtactggtgtgagcaatgtgggaaaacttttaCTAGTAACCGTTCTCTAAAAgaccaccaacgcattcacactggagagaagctgtacagctgtgaccaatgtgggaaagcttttacttttgacagtaatctaaaaatccaccaacgcatccacactggagagaagccgtactggtgtgagcaatgtgggaaaactttccTTCGGGGAAGTTGCTTAAAAATCCACCAACACATTCACAATGGAGAGAAGCCTCACAagtgtgagcaatgtgggaaagcttttGCTTTAGCCAGTAATCTAAGAAGGCACCGACGcactcacactggagagaagccgtacagCTGTGACCAATGTGAGAAAGCTTTCACTCGGGGCAGTTCCTTAAAAAACCACCAACGCAGTCACTCAGCATcgtgttga